The following are from one region of the Hymenobacter sp. YIM 151858-1 genome:
- a CDS encoding beta strand repeat-containing protein produces the protein MHIFTRFSFRFSQLLRFGALALLMVVSANAHAGGVPDAQATGNAATSLGHALNPDGSLRAGASGAFNPAGYGLQLAADGRPVFKLLDVTGTGDERWADGFGRANASGFIHAVAVSGTDVYVGGQFGNIGGVDANNLARWDGKTWNPVGQGLNGAVNALALSGTTLYVGGAFTQAGSTPANRIARWNGTAWAALGAGMNNPVNALVVSGSDVYAGGQFSEAGGNPASYVARWNGSAWSSLGTGLNADVNALAISGSDVYVAGRFTQAGGSAANYVARWNGTLWSSLGSGLNNTAYALGVSGSEVYVAGAFTQAGGSAANRVAKWDGAAWNALGAGLNQNAYALVVSGTEVYVAGMFTQAGGAAAPGLAKWSNNAWSTVGTGLEPGELRALALVGTEVYAAGQFPMANSVAKYSGGKWGRLGSGLNGSINAVVVSGTDVYVGGTFNAAGGVAANRIARWNGTGWSALGTGLNGDVQAIAVIGTDVYVAGSFTQAGSVPAENIARWDGTTWSALGSGVGGTVNALLASGSDLYVGGSFAQAGGVAAPNLAKWNGSAWSSVVGGLNNTVRALALNRGEVYAVGSFTQAGTTPANRIAKWNGTAWSALGAGLDGNVNALAFVGNTLYAGGFFNTAGSVAASNIARWDGNTWSALGSGVNGTVTTIATNGADVYAGGIFSQAGGAAASRIARWNGTAWSNLGTGLNGIVRALAMRPANQLVAGGDFTELGDGSKLSAYMAVYAADAAVITGTRKVAANLGLYPNPAKTAATLSVAPAAVSRQVLLTDALGREVRRFALPPRASELPLNLHGLPAGLYQVRCGDAAGQLLVE, from the coding sequence ATGCACATTTTTACTCGTTTCTCTTTCCGGTTTAGCCAGCTGCTACGCTTTGGCGCGCTTGCGTTGCTGATGGTGGTAAGTGCCAACGCACACGCCGGTGGCGTACCCGATGCTCAGGCAACGGGCAACGCCGCAACTTCGCTGGGGCACGCGCTTAACCCCGATGGCTCGCTGCGCGCGGGCGCATCGGGCGCCTTTAACCCGGCTGGCTACGGCTTGCAGCTTGCTGCTGACGGCCGGCCTGTATTCAAACTGCTGGACGTAACCGGCACCGGCGACGAGCGTTGGGCCGATGGTTTCGGGCGCGCCAATGCCAGTGGTTTCATTCACGCGGTGGCCGTAAGCGGCACCGATGTGTACGTGGGTGGCCAGTTCGGCAACATTGGCGGTGTCGATGCCAACAACTTGGCCCGCTGGGACGGCAAAACCTGGAACCCGGTAGGGCAGGGCCTGAATGGCGCCGTGAACGCGCTGGCCCTGAGCGGCACTACCCTGTACGTAGGCGGCGCCTTTACGCAGGCCGGCAGCACGCCCGCCAACCGCATTGCCCGCTGGAATGGCACCGCCTGGGCCGCCCTGGGTGCCGGGATGAATAACCCGGTAAATGCCCTCGTGGTGAGTGGTTCGGATGTGTACGCGGGCGGGCAGTTCAGCGAAGCCGGCGGCAACCCGGCCAGCTACGTAGCCCGCTGGAACGGCTCGGCCTGGAGCAGCCTGGGTACCGGCCTCAACGCCGATGTGAACGCGCTGGCCATCAGTGGCTCCGACGTGTACGTGGCCGGCCGCTTTACTCAGGCCGGCGGATCGGCTGCCAATTACGTGGCCCGCTGGAATGGCACCTTATGGAGCAGTTTGGGCAGCGGCCTGAACAACACCGCCTATGCCCTAGGTGTGTCGGGCTCCGAGGTGTACGTGGCAGGTGCATTTACGCAGGCCGGAGGCAGCGCCGCCAACCGCGTAGCCAAGTGGGATGGCGCCGCCTGGAACGCCCTAGGTGCCGGCCTCAACCAAAACGCCTATGCCCTGGTGGTGAGCGGCACCGAGGTATACGTAGCCGGTATGTTTACGCAAGCCGGTGGCGCTGCTGCGCCTGGCCTCGCTAAATGGAGCAACAACGCCTGGAGCACCGTAGGCACCGGCCTCGAGCCCGGGGAGTTGCGCGCGTTGGCACTGGTAGGCACTGAGGTGTATGCTGCCGGGCAATTCCCGATGGCCAACAGCGTAGCCAAGTACAGCGGCGGCAAGTGGGGCCGCCTCGGCTCAGGGCTGAATGGCAGTATCAATGCCGTGGTGGTAAGTGGTACCGATGTATACGTAGGCGGCACCTTCAACGCGGCCGGGGGCGTAGCTGCCAACCGCATTGCCCGCTGGAACGGCACGGGCTGGAGCGCCCTGGGCACTGGCCTAAACGGCGATGTGCAAGCCATTGCGGTTATCGGTACTGATGTGTACGTAGCTGGTAGCTTCACGCAAGCAGGCTCTGTGCCAGCAGAAAACATAGCCCGCTGGGACGGTACCACTTGGAGCGCATTAGGCAGCGGAGTTGGTGGTACCGTAAACGCGTTGCTCGCCAGCGGCTCCGATTTGTACGTGGGCGGCAGCTTTGCGCAAGCGGGTGGTGTTGCCGCACCCAACCTCGCCAAGTGGAACGGCAGCGCTTGGAGCAGCGTGGTCGGTGGTCTGAACAACACCGTGCGGGCCCTCGCGCTAAACCGCGGCGAGGTGTACGCGGTAGGCTCCTTTACCCAAGCCGGTACTACGCCCGCCAACCGCATAGCCAAGTGGAACGGCACTGCTTGGAGCGCCCTAGGTGCCGGCCTCGACGGCAACGTAAATGCTTTGGCTTTTGTCGGCAACACGCTCTACGCGGGCGGCTTCTTCAATACGGCAGGTTCGGTGGCGGCCAGCAACATTGCCCGTTGGGATGGCAACACGTGGAGTGCCCTCGGCAGCGGCGTGAACGGCACGGTAACTACCATTGCAACCAACGGTGCCGATGTGTACGCAGGCGGCATTTTTTCGCAAGCGGGTGGCGCCGCAGCCTCGCGCATTGCCCGCTGGAACGGCACTGCCTGGAGCAACCTGGGCACTGGCCTCAACGGCATTGTGCGTGCTCTGGCTATGCGCCCCGCCAACCAGCTGGTAGCTGGCGGCGACTTCACCGAACTCGGCGACGGCAGCAAGCTATCGGCATACATGGCTGTGTACGCTGCCGATGCTGCGGTTATCACCGGCACTCGTAAAGTGGCCGCCAACCTAGGGTTGTACCCCAACCCAGCAAAAACTGCTGCTACGCTATCGGTAGCGCCGGCCGCTGTCAGCCGCCAAGTGCTGCTAACCGATGCCCTAGGTCGGGAAGTGCGGCGGTTTGCGCTGCCACCCCGCGCCTCCGAGCTACCGCTTAATCTACACGGACTACCTGCTGGCCTCTACCAAGTGCGCTGCGGCGACGCTGCCGGCCAGTTGCTGGTTGAGTAA
- a CDS encoding OmpA family protein has translation MHKLRYTLGLAAGLMLAFSASAQSVEFTKDQFSDNKDGLKTALKALKQGDEWYQSDPPRFEQALPHYLAAQELNPNNALLNFKIGHCYLNSPYKSKALPYLQKAYKLDAVVDARIRYMIGRGLHLNARWQEAIAEYKAAMPAAGTKNSTALQNDIQKKIRECESGLMLQKNATRAFIDNVGDAVNSPFADYGPVITADESVLLFTSRREGGVGDEKDPDSGGYFEDIWQSVKGADGKWQPARNLGETVNTKGHDAVVALAPDGQRLITYVEDSGGDIHQAELQGTTWRKPQTLGRRVNGGQSHEPSAAYAPNGRMLYFVSNGGGEGNRGGHDIWRIDIEGKGKAENLGSVINTPYDEDGIFVHPDGKTIYFSSQGHNSMGGFDIFKSVWQNGQWSKPENLGWPINTPDDDVFFVLSASGRHGYYASSRDDSQGSRDIYMITFLGPEKPPVLSAEEPLLASRAAPVRQTLLAPAVPIATAQVTILKGTVTDADTKKPIDATIELVDNTLNQNIATFGSNASTGRYLVSLPSGVNYGIVVRKEGYLFHSENFDLPAGAAFSEVVKDIPLKKLDVGAKVVLNNIFFDFDKATLRKESTAELERIVQLMTTEYPSLRIEISGHTDNVGKAVYNQDLSQRRAKAVVDYLTSKGVPASRLTSAGYGDTQPVAPNTTKQGQALNRRTEFKVLGK, from the coding sequence ATGCATAAGCTTCGTTATACCCTCGGCCTGGCGGCCGGCCTGATGCTGGCGTTTTCGGCATCGGCACAAAGCGTAGAGTTTACCAAGGATCAGTTTTCGGACAACAAAGACGGCCTGAAAACTGCGCTGAAAGCACTGAAGCAAGGCGACGAGTGGTACCAGTCGGATCCGCCGCGCTTCGAGCAGGCCTTGCCCCATTACCTGGCGGCGCAGGAGCTCAACCCCAACAACGCGCTGCTCAACTTCAAGATCGGGCACTGCTACCTCAACTCGCCGTACAAATCGAAAGCGCTGCCCTACCTGCAGAAAGCCTACAAGCTCGACGCGGTGGTTGATGCCCGGATTCGGTACATGATTGGCCGCGGCCTGCATCTGAATGCCCGTTGGCAGGAAGCCATTGCCGAATACAAGGCTGCTATGCCCGCCGCCGGCACCAAAAACAGCACGGCCCTGCAGAACGACATCCAGAAGAAGATTCGGGAATGCGAATCGGGCTTGATGCTGCAGAAAAATGCCACCCGCGCCTTTATCGATAACGTTGGAGATGCCGTTAACTCGCCGTTTGCCGATTACGGCCCGGTAATCACGGCCGACGAATCGGTGCTGCTGTTTACCTCGCGGCGCGAAGGCGGCGTGGGCGACGAAAAAGACCCCGATTCGGGCGGCTATTTCGAGGATATTTGGCAATCGGTGAAAGGCGCCGATGGCAAGTGGCAGCCCGCCCGCAACCTAGGCGAAACCGTGAATACCAAAGGGCACGATGCCGTGGTGGCCCTGGCGCCCGACGGCCAGCGCCTGATTACTTATGTAGAGGACAGCGGCGGTGATATTCACCAAGCCGAGCTGCAGGGCACTACCTGGCGCAAGCCGCAAACCCTAGGTCGGCGCGTGAATGGCGGCCAGTCGCACGAGCCGTCGGCCGCGTACGCACCCAACGGCCGCATGCTGTACTTCGTGAGCAACGGCGGTGGCGAGGGCAACCGCGGCGGCCACGACATCTGGCGCATCGACATTGAGGGCAAAGGCAAGGCCGAGAACCTAGGGTCGGTTATCAACACGCCCTACGACGAGGACGGCATTTTTGTGCACCCCGACGGCAAAACGATTTACTTCTCGTCGCAGGGCCACAACTCCATGGGCGGCTTCGACATTTTTAAGTCGGTATGGCAAAACGGGCAGTGGAGCAAGCCCGAGAACCTGGGCTGGCCCATCAACACCCCCGACGACGACGTGTTCTTCGTGTTGTCGGCCTCGGGCCGCCACGGCTACTACGCCTCCTCGCGCGACGACTCGCAGGGCTCGCGCGACATCTACATGATTACCTTCCTGGGCCCCGAAAAGCCTCCGGTGCTATCGGCCGAAGAACCGCTGCTGGCCTCGCGCGCGGCCCCGGTACGCCAAACGCTGCTGGCCCCGGCCGTGCCCATTGCTACGGCCCAGGTAACCATTCTGAAGGGCACCGTGACGGACGCCGACACGAAGAAGCCCATCGATGCCACCATCGAGCTGGTCGACAACACGCTGAACCAGAACATTGCCACTTTTGGCTCGAATGCCAGCACGGGCCGCTACCTGGTGTCGCTGCCTTCGGGCGTGAACTACGGCATTGTGGTGCGGAAGGAAGGCTACCTGTTCCACTCCGAAAACTTCGACTTGCCCGCGGGCGCGGCTTTCTCGGAGGTAGTGAAAGACATTCCGCTGAAGAAGCTGGATGTGGGCGCCAAGGTGGTGCTCAACAACATCTTCTTCGACTTTGACAAAGCCACCCTGCGCAAGGAAAGCACTGCCGAGCTGGAACGCATCGTGCAGCTGATGACCACGGAATACCCCTCGTTGCGCATCGAAATTTCGGGCCACACCGACAACGTGGGCAAGGCGGTTTACAACCAGGATTTGTCGCAGCGCCGCGCCAAAGCCGTGGTTGATTACCTCACCAGCAAAGGCGTGCCGGCTTCGCGCCTCACCTCGGCCGGCTACGGCGATACGCAGCCCGTGGCGCCGAATACCACCAAGCAAGGCCAAGCGCTCAACCGCCGCACCGAGTTTAAAGTGTTGGGTAAGTAA
- a CDS encoding tetratricopeptide repeat protein, translating to MKQFLFLIGGLAAGFTAQAQTDTVRASTLPPAQLAEKYYNSGVAKFNNKSYQAALQDFDKALSVKKDFAPAYYNRAATRYELKQYAPAVQDYNEAIRLDPSSFTAWYGRAQAEQAQGQAAEAEKDYGKVTELKPDYAVAWYDRGALRFEKGDYQAALGDFTQATKVDPKYAYAWHDRASTQRQLGNMAAAISDYTEALRHNPDLHVALLNRAAAKRRNKDLQGALADYNDYLRRRSDDPVGYLGRGTARYEAKDYKGAIEDLSQALKLKPDYALALNNRAAAYLKQENYKAAADDASAALKINPQYAEAYLNRGHAREMLRDAGGACQDWRRAAELGLESGTSYAAASGCE from the coding sequence ATGAAACAATTTTTATTCTTAATTGGAGGGCTTGCCGCTGGGTTTACAGCCCAAGCTCAAACCGATACCGTACGGGCCTCCACGTTACCGCCCGCTCAGCTCGCCGAGAAATATTACAATAGTGGCGTCGCGAAATTCAATAACAAGAGCTACCAGGCCGCTCTGCAGGACTTCGACAAGGCCCTGTCGGTGAAGAAGGATTTCGCGCCGGCGTACTACAACCGCGCCGCCACCCGCTACGAGCTGAAGCAATACGCCCCGGCCGTGCAGGACTACAACGAAGCCATCCGCCTCGACCCCAGCAGCTTTACGGCGTGGTACGGCCGCGCCCAGGCCGAGCAGGCTCAGGGCCAGGCCGCCGAGGCCGAAAAGGACTACGGCAAAGTAACCGAGTTGAAGCCCGATTACGCCGTAGCCTGGTACGACCGCGGCGCCTTGCGCTTCGAGAAAGGCGACTATCAGGCCGCCCTAGGTGACTTTACGCAGGCCACCAAAGTCGACCCGAAGTATGCCTACGCCTGGCACGACCGCGCCAGCACCCAGCGCCAGTTGGGCAACATGGCTGCGGCCATCAGCGACTACACCGAAGCCCTGCGCCACAACCCCGATTTGCACGTGGCCCTGCTAAACCGCGCCGCCGCCAAGCGCCGCAACAAGGATTTGCAAGGCGCCCTGGCCGACTACAACGATTACCTGCGCCGGCGCTCCGACGACCCCGTGGGCTACCTGGGCCGTGGCACCGCCCGCTATGAGGCCAAGGACTACAAAGGCGCCATCGAGGACCTCTCGCAGGCCCTTAAGCTGAAGCCCGATTACGCTCTGGCACTAAACAACCGCGCGGCTGCTTACCTGAAGCAGGAGAATTACAAAGCTGCCGCCGACGATGCTTCGGCAGCCCTGAAGATTAACCCGCAGTACGCCGAGGCCTACCTGAACCGCGGCCACGCGCGCGAAATGCTGCGCGACGCCGGCGGCGCCTGCCAGGATTGGCGCCGCGCCGCCGAACTCGGCCTTGAATCCGGAACCAGCTACGCCGCTGCCTCGGGCTGCGAATAA
- a CDS encoding BrxA/BrxB family bacilliredoxin produces MYPEYMVAPIRQDLVEAGFEQLMTPEEVDSALSTQTGTVLVAVNSVCGCAAAKARPALKMALSSSDKKPAKLVTVFAGMETEAVAKVREHMLPYPPSSPSIALFKDGELVHMIERYHIEGNDLMRIVDNLQGAFAEYC; encoded by the coding sequence ATGTACCCCGAATACATGGTTGCTCCCATTCGCCAAGACCTCGTAGAGGCTGGCTTTGAGCAACTCATGACGCCCGAAGAAGTAGACTCCGCCCTCAGCACCCAAACCGGCACCGTACTGGTAGCCGTGAACTCGGTGTGCGGTTGCGCCGCGGCCAAAGCTCGCCCGGCTCTCAAAATGGCGCTTTCGAGCTCCGACAAAAAGCCCGCGAAGCTGGTAACGGTATTCGCCGGCATGGAAACCGAAGCCGTAGCCAAAGTGCGCGAGCACATGCTGCCGTACCCGCCCAGCAGCCCCAGCATTGCCCTGTTCAAAGACGGCGAGCTGGTGCACATGATCGAGCGCTACCACATCGAGGGCAACGACCTGATGCGCATTGTGGATAACCTTCAGGGCGCTTTCGCCGAATACTGCTAA
- a CDS encoding dihydrofolate reductase family protein produces MPEVVLYIAASLDGYIAAEDGSVDFLKPYEQAGQDYGYAEFVKSLKAVVMGSRTYEQVLGFNLPEWPYQNLDTYVCTKRTLPTSADPRIWLWPDSVSQLAQQLPNEGRTWLVGGGALIDSFNAAGLIDRLLLAVIPVFLGKGVKLLHQPPPQTLLLENVTRYDNGVLMLDYRLQAQAPG; encoded by the coding sequence ATGCCTGAAGTTGTACTGTACATCGCCGCCAGCCTCGACGGCTACATCGCCGCCGAAGACGGCAGCGTGGATTTCCTGAAGCCCTACGAACAGGCCGGGCAGGATTACGGCTACGCCGAGTTTGTGAAGTCGCTGAAGGCGGTGGTGATGGGCTCGCGCACCTACGAGCAGGTGCTGGGCTTCAACCTACCCGAGTGGCCCTACCAAAACCTCGATACGTACGTGTGCACCAAACGCACGCTGCCTACCTCCGCCGACCCGCGCATCTGGCTCTGGCCCGATTCGGTGTCGCAGCTGGCGCAGCAATTACCCAACGAAGGCCGCACGTGGCTGGTAGGCGGCGGCGCGCTCATCGACTCTTTTAATGCCGCCGGGCTGATCGACCGCCTGCTGCTGGCTGTGATTCCGGTTTTCCTAGGTAAAGGCGTCAAGTTATTGCATCAGCCACCGCCGCAAACCCTGTTGCTGGAGAACGTAACGCGCTACGACAACGGCGTGCTGATGCTGGACTACCGCTTGCAGGCGCAGGCCCCTGGGTAA
- the recQ gene encoding DNA helicase RecQ → MSEAANTAELTAPVKKAAKPLGADLKAKLKEVFGYGQFRGTQEAIIQNVIEGHNTFVIMPTGAGKSLCYQLPALVLPGTAIVISPLIALMKNQVDQLNAFGVNAQVMNSTLTKTEANKVKRDVINGDVKLLYVAPESLTKDETLDFLQKATISFVAIDEAHCISEWGHDFRPEYRRIRGIIDNIGMNVPIIALTATATPKVQLDIQKNLQMDDASVFKSSFNRTNLYYEVRPKHQTKKALIQFVKGMKGQAGIVYCLSRKKVEEIAELLRVNDVRALPYHAGLDPQTRMHNQDAFLNEECDVIVATIAFGMGIDKPDVRFVIHYDTPKSIEGYYQETGRAGRDGLDGHCLMFYSYDDIVKLEKFNKDKPVTERDNSKLLLQEMANYADSAVCRRKQLLHYFGEVYEKDCGFCDNCKHPREKFEAKEFVKLALQAVQQTEERFGIEHLTTVLTGLKNPHVESYGHDRLPVYGKGAEHDMPFWHSVIRQCMIASFLEKDIENFGVVKMAEKGEAFLLEPYSIKFSKDHDYEKEVQQEEQKEEVQQSAGHDAALFDMLKALRKKLAAQKGLPPYVLFQDPSLKEMATTFPVKMEDLAHVSGVGQGKAQKFGAPFLELIKKYVEENDIVTAADVVVKSAVNKSKIKIYIIQQIDKKMDLEEIASAKGIDMRELMEEIEHICYSGTKLNLNYYIDSVLDQDRQDEIYDYFMSATTDNIAVALKELGTDDYTEEDLRLMRIKFLSEVAN, encoded by the coding sequence ATGTCAGAAGCAGCAAACACAGCAGAACTTACGGCTCCCGTTAAAAAGGCTGCCAAACCCCTAGGGGCTGATTTGAAGGCCAAGTTAAAGGAAGTTTTTGGCTACGGTCAGTTCCGAGGTACGCAGGAAGCCATCATCCAAAACGTCATCGAAGGCCACAACACCTTCGTGATTATGCCCACGGGGGCGGGTAAGTCGCTGTGCTACCAACTGCCGGCGCTGGTGCTGCCGGGCACGGCCATCGTGATTTCGCCGCTTATCGCCCTGATGAAAAACCAGGTCGATCAGCTCAACGCTTTCGGGGTGAATGCGCAGGTGATGAACTCGACGCTCACCAAAACCGAGGCCAACAAAGTAAAGCGCGACGTGATTAACGGCGACGTGAAGCTGCTGTACGTGGCGCCTGAGTCGCTAACCAAGGACGAAACGCTCGATTTCCTCCAGAAGGCCACCATCTCGTTTGTGGCCATCGACGAGGCACACTGCATTTCGGAGTGGGGCCACGATTTCCGGCCGGAGTACCGCCGCATCCGGGGCATCATCGATAACATTGGCATGAACGTGCCGATTATCGCCCTTACGGCAACGGCCACGCCCAAAGTGCAGCTCGATATCCAGAAGAACCTGCAGATGGACGACGCTTCGGTGTTTAAGTCGTCGTTCAACCGCACCAACCTGTACTACGAGGTACGCCCCAAGCACCAGACCAAAAAGGCGCTGATTCAGTTTGTGAAGGGCATGAAGGGCCAGGCCGGCATTGTGTACTGCCTGAGCCGCAAAAAGGTGGAGGAAATTGCCGAGCTGCTGCGCGTAAACGACGTGCGCGCCCTGCCCTACCACGCCGGCCTCGACCCGCAAACCCGCATGCACAACCAGGATGCGTTCCTGAACGAGGAGTGCGACGTGATTGTGGCTACCATCGCCTTTGGCATGGGCATCGACAAGCCCGATGTGCGTTTCGTGATTCACTACGACACGCCGAAGAGCATCGAGGGCTACTACCAGGAAACCGGCCGCGCCGGCCGCGACGGGCTCGACGGCCACTGCCTGATGTTCTACAGCTACGACGACATCGTGAAGCTGGAGAAATTCAACAAGGACAAGCCCGTAACCGAGCGCGACAACAGCAAGCTGCTGCTGCAGGAAATGGCCAACTACGCCGATTCGGCCGTATGCCGCCGCAAGCAGCTGCTGCACTACTTCGGCGAGGTGTACGAAAAGGATTGCGGCTTCTGCGACAACTGCAAGCACCCCCGCGAGAAGTTTGAAGCTAAAGAATTTGTGAAGCTGGCGCTGCAGGCCGTGCAGCAAACCGAGGAGCGGTTTGGGATCGAACACCTGACTACGGTGCTCACGGGCCTGAAGAACCCGCACGTGGAAAGCTACGGCCACGACCGCCTGCCCGTGTACGGCAAAGGCGCCGAGCACGACATGCCCTTCTGGCACTCGGTTATCCGGCAGTGCATGATTGCCAGCTTCCTGGAAAAGGACATCGAGAACTTTGGCGTGGTGAAAATGGCCGAGAAAGGCGAGGCTTTTTTGCTGGAGCCGTACTCCATCAAGTTCTCGAAGGACCACGACTACGAGAAAGAAGTACAGCAGGAAGAGCAGAAGGAAGAGGTGCAGCAATCGGCCGGCCACGACGCCGCGCTGTTCGACATGCTGAAGGCCCTGCGCAAGAAGCTGGCTGCCCAAAAAGGTCTGCCGCCCTACGTGCTGTTCCAGGACCCTTCGCTGAAGGAAATGGCTACCACCTTCCCGGTGAAGATGGAAGATTTGGCGCACGTGTCGGGCGTGGGCCAGGGCAAAGCGCAGAAGTTTGGCGCCCCGTTCCTGGAGCTGATCAAGAAGTACGTAGAGGAAAACGACATTGTAACGGCTGCCGACGTGGTAGTGAAATCGGCCGTTAACAAGTCGAAAATCAAGATCTACATCATTCAGCAGATCGATAAGAAGATGGACCTGGAGGAAATTGCTTCCGCCAAGGGCATCGACATGCGCGAGCTGATGGAGGAGATTGAGCACATCTGCTACTCGGGCACCAAGCTCAACCTGAACTACTACATCGACTCGGTGCTCGACCAGGACCGCCAGGACGAGATTTACGACTACTTTATGAGCGCCACCACCGACAACATTGCGGTGGCCCTGAAGGAGCTCGGCACCGACGATTACACCGAGGAGGACCTGCGCCTGATGCGCATCAAGTTCCTGAGCGAAGTGGCCAACTAA
- a CDS encoding KpsF/GutQ family sugar-phosphate isomerase, whose amino-acid sequence MKPLTDVNTIGKNVLLQEAEAIRGVAEAISQTGDFQECVASILGIKGRVVVTGIGKSAHIAGKMVATLNSTGTPALFMHAADAIHGDLGMIQAGDFVICISKSGDTPEIKVLVPLLRRKQVPMAALVSNRDSYLAKQADFILHAPVEREACPHNLAPTTSTTAALALGDALAVALLEARGFTSRDFAHLHPGGTLGKKLYLKVGDVSRQNQAPQVFDNAGLREIILEISGKRLGATAVLDAAGSLQGIITDGDLRRMLTNFEPERLGEVQARAIMTPNPVTIDIEEFAAEALARMQARNITQLVVTEAGQFQGFIHLHDLLREGLV is encoded by the coding sequence TTGAAACCGTTGACTGACGTCAATACCATAGGAAAAAATGTGCTTCTGCAAGAAGCAGAGGCCATTCGGGGTGTAGCCGAGGCTATTAGCCAAACCGGAGATTTCCAAGAATGTGTTGCTAGTATTCTCGGTATCAAAGGCCGGGTTGTGGTTACCGGCATTGGCAAAAGCGCCCACATTGCCGGCAAGATGGTAGCCACGCTCAACTCCACCGGCACGCCTGCCTTGTTCATGCACGCCGCCGATGCCATCCACGGCGACCTGGGCATGATTCAGGCCGGCGACTTCGTCATCTGCATCAGCAAATCGGGCGATACGCCCGAGATAAAAGTGCTGGTGCCGCTGCTGCGCCGCAAGCAGGTGCCCATGGCCGCCCTGGTGAGCAACCGCGACTCGTACCTGGCCAAGCAGGCCGATTTCATCTTGCACGCCCCGGTTGAGCGCGAGGCCTGCCCCCACAACCTGGCGCCTACTACCAGCACCACCGCCGCCCTGGCCCTGGGCGATGCGCTGGCCGTGGCGCTGCTGGAGGCCCGCGGGTTTACCTCGCGCGATTTTGCCCACCTGCATCCTGGCGGCACCCTAGGTAAAAAACTGTACCTGAAGGTGGGCGACGTAAGCCGCCAGAACCAGGCGCCGCAGGTATTCGATAACGCCGGCCTGCGCGAAATAATTCTGGAGATTTCGGGCAAACGTTTGGGCGCAACGGCCGTACTAGACGCCGCCGGCTCCTTGCAAGGCATCATCACCGATGGCGACCTGCGCCGCATGCTTACCAACTTCGAGCCCGAGCGCCTAGGTGAGGTGCAGGCCCGCGCCATCATGACCCCCAACCCTGTAACCATCGATATCGAGGAGTTTGCTGCCGAGGCCCTGGCCCGCATGCAAGCCCGCAACATTACCCAACTGGTCGTTACCGAAGCGGGGCAGTTCCAGGGGTTCATTCACCTGCACGATTTGCTGCGCGAAGGGCTGGTATAG
- a CDS encoding mannose-1-phosphate guanylyltransferase → MASPGAPYLVVMAGGIGSRFWPFSRTHHPKQFHDVLGVGKSMLRITVDRFQGICPPENVYVVTNRDYVDLVQQHLPEIAPDQILAEPIGRNTAPCIAYASYRIAQRDPQGVIVVTPADHAVLKEDEFQGVIRTAIDAARTQDVLITLGIQPSRPDTGYGYIQFHDDEAQQLGGGLKKVKTFTEKPNSELARMFVESGDFLWNSGLFIWRADSILRAFHHYLSDIAEVFDEGRMLLGTPAERGFIQQAYSRCRNISIDYGVMEKADNVYVLPADFGWSDLGTWDSLHRMGHHDADGNVVDGDALLYDTRECVIKTPSERLVVVQGLEGYIVAEYDNVLLICKRTEEQRVKDFVADVKSKKGQGYN, encoded by the coding sequence ATGGCTTCTCCCGGTGCTCCTTATTTGGTGGTTATGGCCGGCGGCATTGGCAGCCGTTTCTGGCCATTCAGCCGTACTCACCATCCCAAGCAATTCCACGATGTACTCGGCGTCGGTAAATCGATGCTGCGCATTACGGTTGATCGGTTTCAGGGCATTTGCCCGCCCGAAAACGTGTACGTGGTTACCAACCGCGACTACGTAGACCTGGTGCAGCAGCACCTGCCCGAAATTGCGCCCGACCAGATTCTGGCCGAGCCCATTGGCCGCAATACTGCCCCTTGCATTGCCTACGCCAGCTACCGCATTGCCCAGCGCGACCCGCAGGGCGTGATAGTGGTAACGCCCGCCGACCACGCCGTGCTGAAGGAAGACGAGTTTCAGGGGGTAATCCGGACCGCAATTGATGCCGCCCGCACGCAGGATGTGCTGATTACCCTAGGGATTCAGCCCTCGCGCCCCGACACGGGCTACGGGTACATTCAGTTCCACGACGACGAGGCGCAGCAGCTGGGTGGCGGCCTGAAGAAGGTGAAAACCTTTACCGAGAAGCCCAACTCCGAGTTGGCCCGCATGTTTGTGGAAAGCGGTGATTTTCTGTGGAATTCGGGCCTGTTCATTTGGCGGGCCGATTCCATACTCCGGGCCTTCCACCACTACCTCTCCGACATTGCCGAGGTGTTCGACGAGGGCCGCATGCTCCTGGGTACCCCGGCCGAACGGGGCTTTATCCAGCAAGCCTACTCGCGCTGCCGCAACATCAGCATCGATTACGGGGTGATGGAAAAGGCCGACAATGTGTATGTGCTGCCCGCCGATTTTGGCTGGAGCGACCTAGGCACCTGGGATTCGCTGCACCGTATGGGCCACCACGATGCCGATGGCAACGTGGTCGACGGCGACGCCCTGCTGTACGACACGCGCGAATGCGTAATCAAAACACCTTCCGAGCGCTTGGTCGTAGTGCAAGGCCTAGAGGGCTACATCGTGGCCGAGTACGACAACGTGCTGCTCATTTGCAAACGTACCGAGGAGCAACGCGTGAAGGACTTTGTGGCCGACGTAAAGAGCAAGAAAGGACAAGGGTATAATTGA